In Salarias fasciatus chromosome 2, fSalaFa1.1, whole genome shotgun sequence, one genomic interval encodes:
- the spry1 gene encoding protein sprouty homolog 1, with product MELQSQHGPGGSLVVVQQPSPEGRRRSDYERELQHAAILSLDQIKAIRSSNEYTEGPSVARRPPAPRMAPRPHDKHERTHEVILVNVNNNYERRPAAAGGQHYGGSRAPGLSRSTSTGSAASSGSSSSASSEQGLLARSPPSRPGPGAGLQHLQHRAERPVRTQPKAKAPFQARRGPHAHPLPPEAPLKPQGKGAPEPWEPAAAAAGHRFICERCGKCKCGECTAPRSLPSCLACNGQCLCSAESALEHGTCMCLVKGVFYHCSNDDEGDSCADQPCSLSRSHCCSRFLCMGLMSVLFPCLLCYPPVKGCLKACQGCYDRVRRPGCRCKNSNTVYCRLESWAPPTPDKPS from the coding sequence ATGGAGCTCCAAAGTCAGCATGGCCCCGgcggttccctggtggtggtccaGCAGCCGTCCCCGGAGGGCCGGCGGAGGTCGGATTACGAGCGGGAGCTCCAGCACGCCGCCATCCTCTCCCTGGACCAGATCAAGGCCATCCGCTCCAGCAACGAGTACACGGAGGGGCCCTCGGTGGCGCGGAGGCCCCCGGCGCCCCGCATGGCCCCGAGGCCCCACGACAAGCACGAGCGGACTCATGAGGTCATCCTCGTCAACGTGAACAACAACTAcgagcggcggccggcggcggccgggggCCAGCATTACGGAGGGTCCCGGGCCCCGGGCCTCAGCCGCTCCACCAGCACGGGCAGCGCCGCCAGctcgggcagcagcagcagcgcctcgtCGGAGCAGGGACTCCTGGCGCGCTCGCCCCCCAGCAGGCCGGGGCCGGGCGCCGGcctccagcacctccagcaCCGGGCGGAGCGGCCCGTTCGGACTCAGCCCAAAGCCAAGGCCCCGTTCCAGGCCCGGCGGGGGCCCCACGCCCACCCGCTGCCGCCGGAGGCCCCGCTCAAGCCTCAGGGCAAAGGGGCGCCGGAGCCCTGggagcccgccgccgccgccgccggccaccGCTTCATCTGCGAGCGCTGCGGGAAGTGCAAGTGCGGCGAGTGCACGGCGCCGCGGAGCCTGCCCTCCTGCCTGGCGTGCAACGGCCAGTGCCTGTGCTCGGCCGAGAGCGCGCTGGAGCACGGCACGTGCATGTGCCTGGTGAAGGGCGTGTTCTACCACTGCTCCAACGACGACGAGGGGGACTCGTGCGCCGACCAGCCGTGCTCGCTGTCGCGCTCCCACTGCTGCTCGCGCTTCCTGTGCATGGGATTAATGTCGGTGCTGTTCCCCTGCCTGCTGTGCTACCCCCCAGTGAAGGGCTGCCTGAAGGCGTGCCAGGGCTGCTACGACCGGGTCCGCCGGCCCGGCTGCCGCTGCAAGAACTCCAACACTGTGTACTGTCGGCTGGAGAGCTgggccccccccacccccgacaaGCCCTCCTGA